Proteins encoded by one window of Luteimonas yindakuii:
- a CDS encoding fumarate hydratase translates to MSTQPVSIRQDDLIQSVADALQYISYYHPVDYIRNLAAAYEREESPAAKDAMAQILINSRMCAEGHRPICQDTGIVTVFLEIGMQVRWDDATMGVEDMVNEGVRRAYAHPDNKLRASVLADPAGKRINTRDNTPAVVNVKIVPGNKVDVIVAAKGGGSEAKTKFAMLNPSDSVVDWVLKTVPTMGAGWCPPGMLGIGIGGTAEKAMLLAKESLMEPIDIVDLKARGPANRLEEMRLELYEKVNALGIGAQGLGGLTTVLDIKIRDYPTHAANLPVAMIPNCAATRHAHFTLDGSGPVALDPPSLEDWPKLTYNPANARRVDLDTITRDEVATFRPGEVLLLNGRLLTGRDAAHKRMVDMLNRGETLPVDFTNRFIYYVGPVDAVRDEAVGPAGPTTATRMDKFTRQMLEQTGLVGMVGKAERGPAAIEAIRDNRAVYLMAVGGSAYLVSKAIKASRVVAFEDLGMEAIYEFEVRDMPVTVAVDSTGESVHETGPRRWKARIAGIPVVEIA, encoded by the coding sequence ATTTCCACGCAGCCCGTTTCGATCCGCCAGGACGACCTGATCCAGTCCGTCGCCGACGCCCTGCAGTACATCAGCTACTACCACCCGGTCGACTACATCCGGAACCTCGCGGCGGCCTACGAGCGCGAGGAATCGCCCGCGGCCAAGGACGCCATGGCGCAGATCCTGATCAACTCGCGCATGTGCGCCGAAGGCCACCGTCCGATCTGCCAGGACACCGGCATCGTCACCGTGTTTCTCGAGATCGGCATGCAGGTGCGCTGGGACGACGCCACCATGGGCGTGGAGGACATGGTCAACGAGGGCGTGCGGCGCGCCTACGCGCATCCGGACAACAAGCTGCGTGCGTCGGTGCTGGCCGATCCGGCCGGCAAGCGCATCAACACCCGCGACAACACGCCGGCCGTGGTCAACGTGAAGATCGTCCCCGGCAACAAGGTGGACGTGATCGTGGCCGCCAAGGGCGGCGGCTCGGAGGCGAAGACCAAGTTCGCGATGCTCAACCCGTCGGATTCGGTGGTCGACTGGGTGCTGAAGACGGTGCCGACGATGGGCGCCGGCTGGTGCCCGCCGGGCATGCTCGGCATCGGCATCGGCGGCACTGCCGAGAAGGCGATGCTGCTGGCCAAGGAATCGCTGATGGAGCCGATCGACATCGTCGACCTCAAGGCGCGCGGGCCGGCCAACCGGCTGGAGGAAATGCGCCTGGAGCTGTACGAGAAGGTCAACGCGCTGGGCATCGGTGCACAGGGCCTGGGCGGGCTGACCACGGTGCTCGACATCAAGATCAGGGATTACCCGACCCACGCCGCCAACCTGCCGGTGGCGATGATCCCGAACTGCGCGGCCACCCGCCATGCGCATTTCACCTTGGATGGCAGTGGCCCGGTGGCGCTCGATCCGCCGTCGCTGGAGGACTGGCCGAAGCTGACCTACAACCCGGCCAACGCGCGCCGGGTGGATCTGGACACCATCACCCGCGACGAGGTCGCCACGTTCAGGCCCGGCGAGGTGCTGCTGCTCAACGGCCGCCTGCTCACCGGTCGCGACGCCGCGCACAAGCGCATGGTCGACATGTTGAACCGCGGCGAGACGCTGCCGGTCGACTTCACCAACCGCTTCATCTACTACGTCGGCCCGGTCGATGCGGTGCGCGACGAGGCGGTGGGCCCGGCCGGCCCGACCACCGCCACCCGTATGGACAAGTTCACCCGGCAGATGCTCGAGCAGACCGGCCTCGTCGGCATGGTCGGCAAGGCCGAGCGCGGCCCGGCCGCGATCGAGGCGATCCGCGACAACCGGGCGGTGTACCTGATGGCCGTCGGAGGCTCGGCCTACCTGGTGTCGAAGGCGATCAAGGCCTCGCGCGTGGTCGCGTTCGAGGACCTCGGCATGGAGGCGATCTACGAATTCGAGGTGCGCGACATGCCGGTCACGGTGGCGGTCGATTCCACCGGCGAATCCGTGCACGAAACCGGCCCGCGCAGGTGGAAGGCCAGGATCGCCGGCATCCCGGTGGTGGAGATCGCCTGA
- a CDS encoding ABC transporter ATP-binding protein: MARVELDGVRKVYPNGHVGVAGATFEVADGELLVLVGPSGCGKSTLLRMIAGLETISAGTLRIGDRVVNDVAPRDRDIAMVFQSYALYPHMSVADNLGFGLKLRGHDRASVDARVREAAKTLELDALLDRKPGQLSGGQRQRVALGRALVRNPQVFLLDEPLSNLDAKLRMSMRVEIARLHRQLGATMVYVTHDQIEAMTLGQRIVVLDRGEIQQIDTPMALYERPVNLFVATFLGSPAMNVLRGRLLRADGWSLLLDDGGRVALGEAALDAGLDGREVALGIRPEHLQRAEGSGFAPVVEVVEPVGSDVFVNLRHGALPLIARLPPGELPTPGSTLPLRVEARHAHLFDAESGARIEA; this comes from the coding sequence ATGGCCAGGGTCGAGCTGGACGGGGTGCGCAAGGTCTATCCGAACGGCCATGTCGGCGTGGCCGGGGCCACGTTCGAGGTCGCCGACGGCGAACTGCTGGTGCTGGTGGGACCGTCGGGCTGCGGCAAGTCCACCCTGCTGCGGATGATCGCCGGGCTGGAGACGATCTCCGCCGGCACGCTGCGCATCGGCGACCGCGTGGTCAACGACGTCGCACCGCGCGACCGCGATATCGCGATGGTGTTCCAGTCCTACGCGCTGTATCCGCACATGAGCGTGGCCGACAACCTCGGTTTCGGGCTGAAGCTGCGCGGCCATGACCGCGCCAGCGTGGACGCCCGCGTGCGCGAGGCGGCGAAGACCCTGGAACTCGACGCGCTGCTCGATCGCAAGCCCGGCCAGCTCTCCGGCGGACAGCGCCAGCGGGTGGCGCTCGGGCGCGCGCTGGTGCGCAACCCGCAGGTGTTCCTGCTCGACGAGCCGCTCTCCAACCTCGACGCCAAGCTGCGCATGTCGATGCGCGTCGAGATCGCGCGGCTGCACCGCCAGCTCGGCGCGACGATGGTCTACGTCACCCACGACCAGATCGAGGCGATGACGCTGGGCCAGCGCATCGTGGTGCTCGACCGCGGCGAGATCCAGCAGATCGACACGCCGATGGCGCTGTACGAGCGCCCGGTCAACCTGTTCGTGGCGACGTTTCTCGGCAGTCCGGCAATGAACGTGCTGCGCGGACGGCTGCTGCGTGCGGACGGCTGGTCGCTGCTGCTCGACGATGGCGGCCGCGTGGCGCTCGGCGAGGCGGCGCTGGATGCCGGGCTGGATGGCCGTGAGGTCGCGCTTGGTATCCGCCCCGAACATCTGCAGCGCGCCGAGGGCAGTGGCTTCGCGCCGGTGGTCGAGGTGGTGGAGCCGGTCGGCAGCGACGTGTTCGTCAACCTGCGTCATGGCGCGTTGCCGCTGATCGCGCGGTTGCCGCCCGGCGAGTTGCCGACACCCGGCAGCACGCTGCCACTGCGTGTCGAGGCCCGTCACGCGCACCTGTTCGATGCGGAATCCGGCGCGCGCATCGAGGCCTGA
- the zwf gene encoding glucose-6-phosphate dehydrogenase, translating into MHDTLLLFGATGDLASRYLFPSLVHLLRDRLLPEGFRVVAVGRTPHDDDGFRGWLRERLNDEDGRNHDALEDLLSRVRYHALDLQDADAIAAELARYGDRPTVSYLSTPPNLFAPACRGLKAAGLLEDPSRLVLEKPLGHDLASAREINATLRGSLDESRIFRIDHYLGKAPVQNLLALRFGNTLLEAVWERRWIESVDIVVAETAGVDGREGYYADYGALRDMVQNHMLQLLALIAMEPPASLDADSVRDEKRKVRRALRPMTAADAVRDSVRGRYGDGVVDGHAVRGFRHEREVETFVALRAYIDNWRWAGVPFRLVTGKRMPARATEIVVSFRPVSHWLYERPSRERAQPNRLHVCLQPEEAIDLTLMGSLAAPEWGATELQPLTLDLEMSPAPKRRIAYERLLIDALKGDQTLFVRDDEVEAAWQWIDSVSAAWQAAGTPVEEYPAGSWGPASAAPFLPTVTGANGKRRS; encoded by the coding sequence ATGCACGACACCCTGTTGCTGTTCGGTGCCACTGGCGACCTCGCCTCCCGCTACCTGTTCCCGTCGCTCGTCCACCTGCTGCGCGACCGGCTGCTACCGGAGGGTTTCCGCGTCGTCGCCGTGGGGCGCACGCCGCATGACGACGACGGTTTCCGCGGCTGGCTGCGCGAGCGCCTCAACGACGAGGACGGCCGCAACCACGACGCGCTGGAGGACCTGCTGTCCCGCGTCCGCTACCACGCGCTCGACCTGCAGGACGCCGACGCCATCGCCGCGGAGCTGGCGCGGTACGGCGACCGTCCGACGGTGAGTTATCTGTCCACGCCACCGAACCTGTTCGCGCCGGCGTGCCGCGGCCTGAAGGCGGCCGGCCTGCTGGAGGATCCGTCGCGGCTGGTGCTGGAGAAGCCGCTCGGCCACGACCTCGCCTCGGCACGCGAGATCAACGCCACCCTGCGCGGGAGCCTCGACGAATCGCGGATCTTCCGCATCGACCATTACCTCGGCAAGGCGCCGGTGCAGAACCTGCTGGCGCTGCGTTTCGGCAACACGCTGCTGGAAGCGGTGTGGGAGCGGCGCTGGATCGAGTCGGTCGACATCGTGGTCGCCGAGACCGCCGGGGTCGACGGCCGCGAGGGCTACTACGCCGACTACGGCGCGCTGCGCGACATGGTGCAGAACCACATGCTGCAGCTGCTGGCGCTGATCGCGATGGAGCCGCCGGCCTCGCTGGACGCCGACAGCGTGCGCGACGAGAAGCGCAAGGTGCGGCGCGCGCTGCGGCCGATGACCGCCGCCGACGCCGTGCGCGACAGCGTGCGCGGCCGTTATGGCGACGGCGTGGTCGACGGTCATGCCGTCAGGGGCTTCCGCCACGAGCGCGAGGTCGAGACTTTTGTCGCGCTGCGCGCCTACATCGACAACTGGCGCTGGGCCGGGGTGCCGTTCCGGCTGGTCACCGGCAAGCGCATGCCGGCGCGCGCCACCGAGATCGTGGTGTCGTTCCGTCCGGTGTCGCACTGGCTGTACGAGCGCCCGTCGCGCGAGCGCGCCCAGCCCAACCGCCTGCACGTGTGCCTGCAGCCCGAAGAGGCGATCGACCTCACCCTGATGGGCAGCCTGGCCGCCCCGGAATGGGGCGCCACCGAACTGCAGCCGCTGACGCTGGACCTGGAGATGTCGCCGGCGCCGAAACGCCGCATCGCCTACGAGCGCCTGCTGATCGATGCGCTCAAGGGCGACCAGACGCTGTTCGTGCGCGACGACGAGGTCGAGGCGGCGTGGCAGTGGATAGACAGCGTGAGTGCCGCGTGGCAGGCGGCCGGCACGCCGGTCGAGGAGTACCCGGCAGGCTCCTGGGGTCCGGCGTCCGCCGCGCCGTTCCTGCCCACCGTAACCGGCGCCAACGGGAAGCGACGCTCATGA
- the glk gene encoding glucokinase, whose amino-acid sequence MTDTRPVLLADIGGTNARFALAQPDAPMPLLADTVERYPVVEFPSLADAALHYLTQAGVSVSNGVFAVAGRVDGDHARITNHPWVISRPRLCSHLGLDDAMLANDFAAQSMAIPLLGPDDVATVGGTTWQPDPPGLRRDRTYAVIGPGTGLGVGGLLVRDGHCHPLETEGGHVSFPPGTPEELRILDVLSRQFGRVSNERLVCGPGLVNIHHALAEIAGEDPGPVQPRDVTARAAEGDRRATRAVDIFCAVFGAIAGDVVLTLGAWDGVFLTGGLVPHMLDALRHSGFRQRFEHKGRFSSNMAQVPSMAVLHPNAGLLGAAALARQRYGGSTP is encoded by the coding sequence ATGACCGATACCCGTCCCGTCCTGCTGGCGGACATCGGCGGCACCAATGCGCGCTTCGCGCTGGCGCAGCCCGACGCACCGATGCCGCTGCTGGCCGACACCGTCGAACGGTACCCGGTGGTCGAGTTCCCTTCGCTCGCCGATGCGGCGCTGCATTACCTCACGCAGGCCGGCGTCTCGGTGTCCAACGGCGTGTTCGCGGTGGCCGGCCGTGTCGATGGCGACCATGCGCGCATCACCAACCATCCGTGGGTGATCTCGCGTCCGCGCCTGTGCAGCCACCTCGGGCTCGACGACGCCATGCTCGCGAACGACTTCGCCGCACAGTCGATGGCGATCCCCCTGCTCGGCCCCGACGACGTCGCGACCGTGGGCGGCACCACCTGGCAACCCGATCCACCCGGCCTGCGCCGCGACCGCACCTACGCGGTGATCGGCCCCGGCACCGGGCTCGGCGTCGGCGGGCTGCTGGTGCGCGACGGGCACTGCCATCCGCTGGAAACCGAAGGCGGCCATGTCAGCTTCCCGCCCGGCACGCCGGAGGAACTGCGGATCCTGGACGTGCTGTCGCGACAGTTCGGCCGCGTGTCCAACGAGCGGCTGGTGTGCGGGCCGGGGCTGGTCAACATCCACCATGCGCTGGCGGAGATCGCCGGCGAGGATCCGGGCCCGGTGCAGCCGCGCGACGTCACCGCGCGCGCCGCCGAAGGCGACCGCCGCGCCACCCGTGCGGTGGACATCTTCTGCGCGGTGTTCGGCGCCATCGCCGGCGACGTGGTGCTCACGCTTGGTGCATGGGACGGCGTGTTCCTCACCGGCGGGCTGGTGCCGCACATGCTCGACGCGCTGCGCCACTCCGGGTTCCGCCAGCGTTTCGAACACAAGGGGCGGTTCTCCTCGAACATGGCGCAGGTGCCGTCGATGGCGGTGCTGCATCCGAATGCCGGGCTGCTCGGCGCCGCCGCGCTTGCGCGGCAACGTTACGGCGGGTCGACGCCATGA
- the pgl gene encoding 6-phosphogluconolactonase, whose product MPPAAPLTDGDSPVRLYTYDSVTQWVWGAAVTLSVALTRTLEEKPRARLLLSGGSTPEPVYTALAKAPLDWSLVDVALVDERWLMPDDPDSNARLVRQTLLQRNAAGARFEAITRAGRPLAEAVATANMHARSPADVVVLGMGEDGHTASLFPGMRDLGAALASPHPYVAVDASGCPGAGPWPTRISLTPAGLATAHTRILLIRGQRKRELLDRVMAGDDPFEYPARIAFTTPGAPLHVHWCP is encoded by the coding sequence ATGCCACCCGCCGCACCACTCACCGACGGCGATTCTCCGGTGCGCCTGTACACCTACGACTCGGTCACGCAGTGGGTCTGGGGCGCTGCGGTGACGCTGTCGGTCGCACTCACCCGCACGCTGGAAGAAAAGCCACGGGCGCGCCTGCTGCTGTCGGGCGGCAGCACGCCCGAGCCGGTGTACACGGCGCTGGCCAAGGCGCCGCTGGACTGGTCGCTGGTCGATGTCGCCCTGGTCGACGAACGCTGGCTGATGCCCGACGACCCCGACAGCAACGCGCGCCTGGTGCGGCAGACCCTGTTGCAGCGCAATGCCGCGGGTGCGCGTTTCGAGGCAATCACGCGCGCCGGCCGCCCGCTGGCCGAGGCAGTCGCCACCGCCAACATGCACGCGCGAAGTCCCGCCGACGTGGTGGTGCTGGGCATGGGCGAGGACGGCCATACCGCGTCGCTGTTTCCCGGCATGCGCGATCTCGGTGCCGCGCTGGCATCGCCGCATCCGTACGTGGCGGTCGACGCCAGCGGCTGCCCGGGCGCCGGCCCGTGGCCGACGCGGATCAGCCTGACGCCGGCCGGCCTCGCGACCGCACACACCCGCATACTGCTGATCCGCGGCCAGCGCAAGCGCGAGTTACTGGACCGCGTGATGGCCGGAGACGACCCGTTCGAGTACCCGGCGCGGATCGCATTCACCACGCCAGGTGCGCCGCTGCATGTGCACTGGTGTCCATGA
- the edd gene encoding phosphogluconate dehydratase, which translates to MSLHPVLHDVTERIRERSRASRAAYLAGIDAMGDAGPLRGRLSCANLAHGFAACGPVDKARLREGPTPNLGIVTAYNDMLSAHHPYEHYPERIREVARRLGATAQVAGGVPAMCDGVTQGRAGMDLSLFSRDVIAQATAIALSHDMFDSTVYLGICDKIVPGLLIGALAFGHLPAVFVPGGPMPSGIPNRQKAEVRERYAAGEATREELLEAEAASYHSPGTCTFYGTANSNQVMLEAMGVQLPASSFVNPDTPLRGALTDAAVERALATTALGNDYRPLGRLIDERAIVNAVVALMATGGSTNHTIHWIAVARAAGIVLTWDDFDVMSSIVPLLARVYPNGEADVNRFQAAGGTAFVFRELLDAGLMHADPPTLLDRGMRAWCEEPRLDGGALRWFPTVAASGDDGVLREAARPFEAQGGLRLLRGNLGRALIKTSAVKPEYRRIDAPAVVIDTPQALNRLHRSGALPHDFVAVVRYQGPRANGMPELHSLAPLLGMLQNQGRRVALVTDGRLSGASGKFPAAIHVTPEAARGGPLARLRDGDRIVLDGEAGTLEAMVDAAEWAARAAAGDTAPAGADLGRNLFAFNRRMVGPADQGGLSISCGPPTTDGNPWNYDAEYDFGLDPAAITSPHASKDA; encoded by the coding sequence ATGAGCCTGCACCCCGTACTCCACGACGTGACCGAACGCATCCGCGAGCGCAGCCGCGCCTCGCGCGCGGCCTACCTGGCCGGCATCGATGCGATGGGCGACGCCGGACCACTGCGTGGCCGCCTGAGCTGCGCCAACCTCGCCCACGGCTTCGCCGCCTGCGGCCCGGTCGACAAGGCGCGCCTGCGCGAAGGGCCCACGCCCAACCTCGGCATCGTCACCGCCTACAACGACATGCTGTCGGCGCACCATCCGTACGAGCACTACCCCGAGCGCATCCGCGAGGTCGCGCGGCGGCTGGGCGCCACTGCGCAGGTGGCCGGCGGCGTGCCGGCCATGTGCGACGGCGTCACCCAGGGCCGCGCCGGCATGGACCTGTCGCTGTTCTCGCGCGACGTCATCGCCCAGGCGACCGCCATCGCGCTGTCGCACGACATGTTCGACAGCACCGTGTACCTGGGCATCTGCGACAAGATCGTGCCGGGCCTGCTGATCGGCGCGCTCGCGTTCGGCCACCTGCCCGCGGTGTTCGTGCCCGGTGGACCGATGCCCAGCGGCATTCCCAACCGGCAGAAGGCCGAAGTGCGCGAGCGCTACGCCGCCGGCGAGGCGACGCGCGAAGAACTGCTCGAGGCCGAAGCCGCGTCCTACCACTCGCCCGGCACCTGCACGTTCTACGGCACCGCCAATTCCAACCAGGTCATGTTGGAAGCGATGGGCGTGCAACTGCCGGCGTCGTCGTTCGTCAATCCGGACACGCCGCTGCGCGGTGCACTCACCGACGCAGCGGTGGAGCGTGCGCTCGCGACCACCGCGCTCGGTAACGACTACCGCCCGCTCGGCCGGCTGATCGACGAGCGCGCCATCGTCAATGCGGTGGTGGCGCTGATGGCCACCGGCGGCTCGACCAACCACACCATCCACTGGATCGCGGTGGCGCGTGCCGCCGGCATCGTGCTGACCTGGGACGACTTCGATGTGATGTCGTCGATCGTGCCGCTGCTGGCGCGCGTGTATCCGAACGGCGAAGCCGACGTGAACCGCTTCCAGGCCGCCGGTGGCACCGCGTTCGTGTTCCGCGAGCTGCTCGATGCCGGCCTGATGCATGCCGATCCGCCGACCCTGCTCGACCGCGGCATGCGTGCCTGGTGCGAGGAGCCGCGTCTGGACGGCGGTGCGTTGCGCTGGTTCCCGACCGTGGCGGCCAGTGGCGACGACGGCGTGCTGCGTGAGGCCGCGCGGCCCTTCGAAGCCCAGGGCGGCCTGCGCCTGCTGCGCGGCAACCTCGGCCGTGCGCTGATCAAGACCTCGGCGGTCAAGCCCGAGTACCGGCGCATCGACGCACCCGCCGTGGTCATCGACACCCCGCAGGCACTCAACCGCCTGCACCGCTCCGGCGCGCTGCCACATGATTTCGTCGCCGTGGTGCGCTACCAGGGCCCGCGTGCCAACGGCATGCCGGAACTGCACTCGCTGGCGCCGCTGCTGGGCATGCTGCAGAACCAGGGCCGCCGCGTGGCGCTGGTCACCGATGGGCGGCTGTCGGGTGCATCGGGGAAATTCCCCGCCGCGATCCACGTCACCCCGGAAGCGGCGCGCGGAGGTCCGCTGGCCCGACTGCGCGACGGCGACCGCATCGTGCTCGACGGCGAAGCCGGCACGCTCGAGGCGATGGTCGACGCTGCCGAATGGGCCGCGCGCGCGGCCGCCGGCGACACCGCACCGGCGGGTGCCGACCTCGGCCGCAACCTGTTCGCCTTCAACCGCAGGATGGTGGGGCCGGCCGACCAGGGTGGGCTGTCGATCTCGTGCGGCCCACCGACCACCGACGGCAACCCCTGGAACTACGACGCCGAATACGACTTCGGCCTCGATCCGGCGGCGATCACCTCGCCGCATGCCTCCAAGGACGCCTGA
- the eda gene encoding bifunctional 4-hydroxy-2-oxoglutarate aldolase/2-dehydro-3-deoxy-phosphogluconate aldolase, with product MSIAQHQDTAERLLCEAGLLPVITVDSIDQALRIADALLEGGLRTLELTLRTPCALDALAALKRELPDIVIGAGTVTSPAHIRQAIDAGADFLVTPGTPPALAAALAAAPVPVVPGGATPTEFMALMAHGFRVCKLFPANAVGGLAMLKGLAGPLADLRLCPTGGITEANAADYLAQPNVVCIGGSWMVARAWIDIGDWHRVRNAAAHAAALVRNARRP from the coding sequence ATGTCGATCGCCCAACACCAGGACACCGCCGAACGCCTCCTCTGCGAGGCCGGCCTGTTACCCGTCATCACCGTCGACAGCATCGACCAGGCGCTCCGCATCGCCGACGCGCTGCTGGAAGGCGGCCTGCGCACGCTGGAACTCACCCTGCGCACGCCGTGCGCACTCGATGCGCTGGCTGCGCTGAAGCGCGAGCTGCCGGATATCGTCATCGGTGCCGGCACCGTCACCTCGCCGGCGCATATCCGCCAGGCCATCGATGCGGGTGCCGATTTCCTGGTCACGCCCGGCACGCCCCCTGCCCTCGCCGCAGCGCTGGCAGCGGCACCGGTACCGGTGGTTCCCGGGGGGGCCACGCCGACCGAATTCATGGCGCTGATGGCGCATGGCTTCCGCGTCTGCAAGCTGTTCCCGGCGAACGCCGTCGGCGGGCTGGCCATGCTGAAAGGGCTGGCCGGCCCACTGGCCGACCTGCGCCTGTGCCCGACCGGGGGCATCACCGAGGCGAATGCCGCCGACTACCTCGCCCAGCCGAACGTGGTCTGCATCGGCGGCTCGTGGATGGTGGCCAGGGCATGGATCGACATCGGCGACTGGCATCGCGTACGCAACGCCGCGGCGCACGCCGCGGCCCTGGTCAGGAACGCACGTCGGCCCTGA